The sequence below is a genomic window from Deltaproteobacteria bacterium.
GACGCTCCCCGGGAAGGTTGCCGCCGTTTCCGTAAGGACGCCGGTCTGACGCTATTTTATTACTAATCATTCCCCCCTTTCCATCCGATACGATATTCCGGATCTTCGATGTGCCGGGGAGGCCATGGAGAGCGCGGCGCAAGGGACCGATGTCCGCAGGATCGAACGTCTCGCCGTCGAGATGGCGCTGATGTTCAACTGGATCTCCCTGTACCAGGCGGGGCACCCTTCCCTCGCCGGGCGCGTCGAGAAATTCCACCGGAACCTCGCCGAGATCGTGGGCGCGGAGCCGTCCGGCCACCTGCTGCTCGGCGTCGCCAAGGACAAGATCCTCTACCGGAACGTGTTCCTCGGGAACGGCAACAGCCTCGTCCGCAGCTTCACCTCCGAGCTCTTCCTGCACCAGGTCGCCACCCTCGACATCTCCGCCGACGTGACGCCGAAGGATCTCCTCGCCTTCTTCCTCTCCCTCCAGCGGGTCCGCCTGGGAAACAAGGGAGAGAATCTGGAGGGGATCCTGAAGGCCGAGGGCGTGCGGGGAATCGCGACCTATCCGTACAACTACAAGGAGGTCCTCTCGAGGCGGATCATCCACCCGGGCGCGGAAACTCCCTCCTCCAACCGGGAGGAGGAACTCTGGCGGATGATCCTCACGGAAAACGTGGCCGCGGGGGGCGGCGAGGAACTTCCCGAGGACGCGGATGATCCTCACGGAAAACGTGGCCGCGGGGGGCGGCGAGGAACTTCCCGAGGACCTCCGGATTCCTCCCGAGATGATTCCGGCCATCCTGCGCCGGGTCGACGCCGCCTCCGGCAGGGAGGCGCGCCGGGGTGCCGGTCCGGACTCCATCTCCGAGGCGATGCCGCCCGAAATGGTCCAGCGCGTCCTCGGACGCCTGGGAGACACGCTCCGCAAGCTGTCCGTGGAGCAGCAGGCCGCGGTCCTCCGGTCCCTCGACGAGGGGATCGCGGACGCGCGGGGCGACGGCGGCGCGGACGCCGCGGACGCGGATCTCGTCCGGTCGCTGACGGGCGCCGACACGGACGACGAGTTTCTCGACCTCCTGGCCAACATGCTGGCCGCGGAGGAAAAGAGCGGGAACCGGATCCGGAGGATCTTCGAGGTGATCGCGAACGAGCGGAACCGGGACGGTTCGCTCCTTCCGGCGGTCAAGGAAAGGGTACGGGAGAGCGTCCGGACGAAGAACTACTACGGCCAGCGGGCGTGGGAAGCCATCGAACGTCTCCTCTTGCAGCGGACCGAGGCGGCCTACCTCGGACAGGACCATTCCCATCTCCTGGAGAAGCTGTCGAACATCGACGCGACCGCGCAGGCGGCCGGGGAAGGCGTCGCGCGGGCCGACCCGGCGGATCTGTCCGAATTCGAGGAGGAGCGCCTCCACCTCAAGGGAGCCGGCGTCCTCCTCGAGCTGCTCGCGGAGGAGGATTCGGAGGGCGAGTTCCTGGAGCTGCTCGAGGAGATCCGGAAGATCATCCCCAACCTGATCTCGCGGAGGGAGCTCCCCCTGCTGAAGACCGTGCTCTACACGTTGACGACGGTGAACCGGACCGCGTCGGAAGCCAGAAAGCCGGCGATCGAGCGCGTCATCGGCGAGGTGGATTTCGCCCACATGATCGACCTCTACCTTTCGCCATCCGTCTCGAAGACGGAGAAGGGGCGGATCGAGGAGATCCTCGTGTCCTTCGTCGGCGTGTCGATCGGGGACTGCCTCGACCGGCTGCTGATGGAAACGGACCAGGGGAACCGCAGGGCGCTCCTTTCCCTGGCCGTCCGTTTCGATTCGGAAGCCTATCCCGCGATCCTGGCGAAGCTCGACGACCACCACTGGTATTTCGTCCGGAACCTGTGCCTCATCCTCGGCCGGATCGGCGACTCCTCCGTGGTGCCCGACCTGGTCCGGATGCTCGAGCACCCCGACATCCGCGTGCGGAAGGAGACGGTCCTGTCGCTCGGACGCCTGAGGGCCGCCGACTCGGTCCCCTTCCTCGGAAAGATCCTCCTCCACGACACCCTGCTGCAATCCGCGCGGGAGGAGGCGCTCCGGATCGACGCCGCCAACGCCATCTTCCAGTCCGGCTGCACGAGGGGGATCGCCCTGCTCCACCGCGGAGCCGAATGCGGCCGGACGAAGGTCCGGGACCATTGCGCGGCCCTCCTCGTCACGCTGAAGGGGAAAAAGTGACCGACGACACCCTGTTCCCGGTCGTATCGGACCTCTCGCTGGCGATCCAGGCCGCGTCGGCGTATCCCGAGAACCATCCGCGCGTGCAGGAGATCCTGGTCCGCCTGCACCGCCGCGCCCAGGCGGATGCCGAGCGGTTGCGCGGGCTGAACATCGGCTTCTTCCGCGACCACATCGTGGTGGACGAATCCCCGTTCGTGGAACCGAACCCCACGCTGACCCGGCTGATCGAGCGGATGCGGGAGAAGGGGATCGAGAAGATCCTGATCTCCGAGGGGATCACCTTCGGGGAGATGAAGCGGTTCGTCTACTTCCTCGCGGAGGGCGCCGGAGCCGCCTCCGAGCAGATCTGGGAATCGATCGTCTACGGGAAGATCGACGGGGCGGAATCGGCCGGCGCCGCCGCCCTCGGGCTTTCACCCTCCTCCCGGCCGTCCGGATTCATGGCCGGCGCGACGGAGGTGCTGAAGGACGTCCTCCTGTCGATGGTCTCCGAGCGGAAACGGTCCTCGGTCGAGGACGGCCGCGACATCGTCTCCTCGATCATGAAGGGGCTCCGTCAGGAAGGGATGCTGATCGACCGCCTGATCCGGCTGCAGGGGCACGACGACTACACCGTGACCCACTCCCTCAACGTCTGCATCCTCGTCGTTTCCCAGGCGGCCCGCCTCGGGCTTCCGGAGAACCGGGTCCGGGAGGCGGGGCTTGCGGCCCTGCTGCACGACATCGGCAAGGAGATGACCCCGTCCGCCATCCTCACCAAGCCCAGCCGGCTGGATCTGGACGAGTTCGACCAGGTGAAGCGGCACCCGGCGGTCGGGGCGAAGCTCCTCCGGAGGATCGACTGCGGGACCGACCTCCCGATGATCGTTGCGTTCGAGCACCACATCAAGTACGATCGGTCCGGCTATCCGAAGGTCCGCACCCGGGAACCGCTGCACGTCGCCTCGTACATGACGCAGATCGCCGACGTCTACGACGCGCTGCGCAGCTACCGCCCCTATCAGCCGTCCATCGAGCTCGAACGGACCGTGTCGATCATGAAAGAGGGCCGCGGCACCGAATTCGAACCCCGCCTGTTCGACAATTTCGTCGAGATCCTTTCCTGATCCCCAGCGCGCGGTGCGCGCCATCCCCCGGAGGTGCGCATGAACCGGAAGATCGATGAACTGATCGATGCCGTTCGAACGCTGGAAGAGGAACTGGAAGCGGAATTCCGCAAGAAACGCGAGGAGTTCCAGTTCACCATCGAGGCTCGCCGCGTCCGCTTCGCCGAGGAGCTGATCCTCCAGCACCGGCGGCTGAAGGTGGGGCTTGCGCGCTACCTCCGCGAAGCCCGTCCGCTCTTCGTCCTCACGGCCCCGGTCATCTACTCCGGGATCGTCCCGCTCCTCCTTCTGGACCTCTTCGTGTCCCTGTACCAGGCGATCTGCTTCCCGGTGTACGGCATCCCCAAGGCCCGCCGGGGAGACTACCTCGTGTTCGACCGGGAAGACCTGCCGTACCTGAACGCCCTCGAAAAGCTCCATTGCGCCTACTGCTCGTACGCCAACGGGCTCGCGGCGTGGTTCCGGGAGGTCGCGGCCCGGACCGAGCAGTACTGGTGCCCGATCAAGCACGCCCGCAGGATCCGCGACGCCCATTCGAGATACCCGCGTTTCTTCGAATACGGGGACGCCGAGAGCTACCGCAAGGGGCTGGAGCGCATCCGGAGCGAGTATGGCCGCAAGGGATAAGGAAAGTTGTCGCGTTTCATAGCCAAGGGGATGTTCACCCTTCCACGCCGAGATGCTCCTCGAGCGTGGAGCAGATCCGGTCCGGCTTCCGGTAGAAAAGGGAAAACCGAAGGTCCCTTGCCTGCGGGTACAGCTCGTACAGAAGACGCGCCGCCTCGTCGGGACGTCGGATCGGCTCCCATCGGGCGTTCGCCTTCTGACGCATGAACCGCCCGCTCAACAGCAGCCGGAAGAACATCATGTCGCACAGCATCCCCTCGAGCCACGGCGTCCAGTTTTCGTAGCCGGCGATCCACTTGGATTGCGACCCGCCGAGCAGCACCTCCGCCGTCTTCCGGTTGACGAAATCGCACGCCCCGAAATACAACCCGTCGTAGCTCGTGAGAGGCGCCAGGATGTTCTTCAGCCGCCTTCGGCCGATGTCCCGCACCGCGCTGATGACTCCGCGCTTCCCGTGGCAGGCGAAATAGGCGATCTTCCTGCGCTGGTCCACCCCCTGGTCGTACCGGTAAAGCGCGTCCTTCAACCCTTCCGCGTTCTGGAAGACGACGTAGCTGAACAGCGCGTCGTGCCCGGGCACGTCGTGATGGCTCCCGTTGCGCCGCATGTACGCCTCGTTCGCGTCCCGCTTCAACTGCCCGAAAAACGGTTTCACGGTTTCGTCGTGCTGCTGGTCCCACTGCGCCTCGAACACCTTGATGATGTACCGGAACCCGTTCCTCTGCCGCATGGCGAATCTCCGATTCCGCTCGTTCGCTGGCCCGTCAGGGCAACTATTATACCCCCCGGACGGAATTTCGCCGGATCCCGGCCGGACGCACCTAATCCGCCAGATTACCGATTCGTCCACATCATACTGATTTTATTCGACTAAAGCCAGGCGTGCGACAAGGTCACGGGCCGCCGCGAACGACTCCTCGGCATCCGTGCGGCCGACGACCAGCCCGGTCCGGACGATCCCGTCCCGGCGTTTCGCGGAGCGGACGAAGGCGTCCCAGAACGGTTCCTCCCGGATTCGAACGCCCGTCAGGGATGCGTGGAGTTTCCGGACCCTGTCGTCTGCGAGGCAGTACCCGTTCAGGACGTCGCCCATCGACTCCTCGAGGAAACGGATCCCCTTCCGGGCAAAGGCTTCGGACATGGAACGTTCGACCGCCACGTCGCACGCCTGGTGCGCCACGACCGTCGCGATCCCGCACAGCTTGTCGTCCTCCTTGTCGAGGAGGAACCTCGCGATCCGCAGCAGGATCTGCGGGTACGAGGCCCCTTCGACAAAGTCCGCCGCGGCGCCTCCGATCGCCTCCGGAAGGACGATCGAACGGAGGTACCCGCCGGCCGGAGAACCGCAATATTCGCACGGATCGGCAGAAGCCGGCGGCTCTCCGGGAATCCGTTGTCCGCAGAACGTGCAGCTGTTCATTCCATTTCGATGCCCGGAAGTCCAATCGGGATCCACGATCGAACCGCGCCGCCGGTTCTGCATCTAACCAGGGATGCGACTTCATGCCGTCATCCTTGCCGTGGCGCTCGCCGGCTGCGCGGTCGGGCCCGATTACCGCCGGCCCGCTCCCCCCCCGGCTGCTTCCTATATCATCGAGGAGGGAACGCCTCCGGAGACGGTTTCCGCCCCGGGCGTCGGAGGATCGGCACAGCGGTTCGTTTCCGGGGGGGAAATCCCCGCCCGATGGTGGGAACTGTTCCGCTCGGAGCCGCTGGATCGCTGGATCCGCACGGCGATCGCGAACAGCCCGACGCTGGCCGCCGCGGAAGCCAATCTGCGGCGCTCGCAGGAGGTCCGCCGCGCGCGCTTCGGGGATCTCCTCCCCGGCGTCGACGGATCCGCCTCCGCGGCGCGCCGGAAGCCGTCGGGCGCATCGTCCGGCCAATCGGGCGCCCGGGACAGTCCCTTCACCCTGTACAGCGCATCGGTGGACGTTTCGTACGCCTTCGACCTGTTCGGGAGAACCCGCCGGGAGCTGGAGTCGCTGCAGGCGCTGGTCGACTACCAGGGTTTCCAGC
It includes:
- a CDS encoding HEAT repeat domain-containing protein; this encodes MILTENVAAGGGEELPEDLRIPPEMIPAILRRVDAASGREARRGAGPDSISEAMPPEMVQRVLGRLGDTLRKLSVEQQAAVLRSLDEGIADARGDGGADAADADLVRSLTGADTDDEFLDLLANMLAAEEKSGNRIRRIFEVIANERNRDGSLLPAVKERVRESVRTKNYYGQRAWEAIERLLLQRTEAAYLGQDHSHLLEKLSNIDATAQAAGEGVARADPADLSEFEEERLHLKGAGVLLELLAEEDSEGEFLELLEEIRKIIPNLISRRELPLLKTVLYTLTTVNRTASEARKPAIERVIGEVDFAHMIDLYLSPSVSKTEKGRIEEILVSFVGVSIGDCLDRLLMETDQGNRRALLSLAVRFDSEAYPAILAKLDDHHWYFVRNLCLILGRIGDSSVVPDLVRMLEHPDIRVRKETVLSLGRLRAADSVPFLGKILLHDTLLQSAREEALRIDAANAIFQSGCTRGIALLHRGAECGRTKVRDHCAALLVTLKGKK
- a CDS encoding HD domain-containing protein, with translation MTDDTLFPVVSDLSLAIQAASAYPENHPRVQEILVRLHRRAQADAERLRGLNIGFFRDHIVVDESPFVEPNPTLTRLIERMREKGIEKILISEGITFGEMKRFVYFLAEGAGAASEQIWESIVYGKIDGAESAGAAALGLSPSSRPSGFMAGATEVLKDVLLSMVSERKRSSVEDGRDIVSSIMKGLRQEGMLIDRLIRLQGHDDYTVTHSLNVCILVVSQAARLGLPENRVREAGLAALLHDIGKEMTPSAILTKPSRLDLDEFDQVKRHPAVGAKLLRRIDCGTDLPMIVAFEHHIKYDRSGYPKVRTREPLHVASYMTQIADVYDALRSYRPYQPSIELERTVSIMKEGRGTEFEPRLFDNFVEILS